One window from the genome of Coleofasciculus chthonoplastes PCC 7420 encodes:
- a CDS encoding S-layer homology domain-containing protein, translating into MVQSTLYVNPTTGQDANIGTADAPFRTLTHAIAQATADTTIYLAPGMYNAANGERFPIVIPSGMIIIGDESSKGKDISIVGSGDYSSPSFGSQSITVKPDSQAELRGVTVTNPVTKGTGIWIESSAPIIANSTLTRCGREGIFVTGTAKPVIMDNELSDNASSGIFLVRNAKGELRRNRCQRTGYGIALSDNAAPLIADNTLINNKAGLVLSRQAKPVLRRNRIEKNTNGGLIVNGSAQPNLGSRQDPAGNILQDNGDVDLQNSTSLTLVSVGNLLNPARISGAVTLSAAEVPASALGPTQFSDLGNHWASRFIQELVKRELISGFPDGTFKPEANITRAQYAAIIAQTFNLPRQVGATSGSFRDVADNFWAAAAIRKAASMGFISGFPDGTFRPQQNLTRIQALVSVVNGLGLGSGNGNLLLFYRDRAQIPSYATDAIATATQRQLVVNYPRPQELKPMQAISRAEVAALIYQALVSTGEASAISSPYIVNPEGYVPSFTDIQNHWAADFIRPLAGLNLISGFADGSFKPDAPLNRAQYAALVVKVFNPTPIRPATQFSDVPANFWASAVISQAYRGGFLSGFPDQTFHPQQSLRRVELIVSLVQGLSLPEAEGNPLEIYQDQDNIPIYAQSAVAAATQAGIIVNYPKPSRLNPKKAATRADATAFLYQALVQQGRVNAINSPYIVQGSKSF; encoded by the coding sequence ATGGTTCAATCCACTCTGTATGTTAACCCCACAACGGGTCAGGATGCGAATATAGGCACTGCGGATGCTCCCTTTCGCACCTTAACCCACGCGATCGCACAAGCTACGGCTGATACTACGATTTACCTGGCGCCGGGGATGTACAATGCGGCTAACGGGGAGCGATTCCCGATTGTGATTCCCTCTGGGATGATTATCATCGGTGATGAGTCGAGTAAAGGTAAGGATATATCTATTGTGGGGAGTGGTGATTATAGTAGCCCCAGTTTTGGCAGTCAATCGATTACGGTTAAACCTGATTCTCAAGCGGAATTGCGCGGGGTGACGGTGACGAATCCAGTCACTAAAGGGACAGGGATTTGGATTGAATCCAGCGCCCCGATTATCGCGAATTCTACTCTAACTCGTTGCGGTAGGGAGGGGATTTTTGTCACGGGGACGGCAAAACCGGTGATTATGGATAATGAATTGAGTGACAATGCCTCCAGTGGTATCTTTCTGGTGCGAAATGCGAAAGGGGAACTGCGGCGCAATCGCTGTCAACGGACGGGGTATGGGATTGCCTTGAGTGATAATGCGGCTCCGTTAATTGCTGATAATACGTTAATCAATAATAAGGCGGGACTTGTTCTCTCTCGCCAAGCTAAACCCGTTCTGCGCCGGAATCGGATTGAAAAAAATACCAATGGGGGGCTAATTGTCAATGGGTCTGCCCAACCGAATTTAGGTAGTCGTCAAGACCCAGCCGGGAATATCTTACAAGATAATGGTGATGTTGATTTACAAAATAGTACGTCATTGACATTAGTTTCGGTGGGCAACTTGTTAAATCCTGCCCGTATTTCTGGTGCAGTTACCTTGAGTGCAGCAGAGGTTCCCGCATCAGCACTGGGTCCGACTCAGTTTAGTGATTTGGGCAATCATTGGGCAAGTCGGTTTATTCAGGAATTAGTTAAACGGGAGTTAATTAGCGGGTTTCCTGATGGCACGTTTAAGCCGGAAGCGAATATTACCCGCGCCCAGTATGCGGCGATTATTGCCCAAACGTTTAACTTACCGCGCCAGGTGGGGGCGACATCGGGGTCATTTCGCGATGTCGCGGATAACTTTTGGGCGGCGGCGGCGATTCGTAAGGCGGCGAGTATGGGATTTATCTCTGGATTTCCTGATGGCACATTTCGCCCCCAACAAAATCTGACCCGGATACAGGCGCTGGTTTCGGTGGTGAATGGGTTGGGATTAGGGAGTGGGAATGGCAACCTACTTTTGTTTTACCGCGATCGCGCCCAGATTCCCAGCTATGCTACAGATGCTATTGCTACGGCGACACAACGGCAATTGGTGGTGAATTATCCCCGCCCTCAAGAACTTAAACCCATGCAAGCGATTAGCCGCGCCGAAGTCGCTGCCTTAATTTACCAGGCGTTAGTCTCAACTGGCGAAGCCTCGGCTATCTCATCTCCTTATATTGTTAACCCGGAGGGGTATGTTCCCTCGTTTACCGATATTCAAAATCATTGGGCGGCTGATTTTATTCGCCCTCTCGCCGGATTAAACTTAATTAGCGGCTTTGCTGATGGTAGCTTTAAACCCGATGCCCCATTAAATCGGGCGCAATATGCGGCGTTAGTGGTGAAAGTCTTTAACCCCACACCCATCCGCCCCGCTACTCAATTTAGCGACGTTCCCGCCAACTTCTGGGCGTCAGCCGTCATTAGCCAAGCCTATCGCGGTGGCTTCCTTTCCGGCTTCCCCGACCAAACCTTTCACCCCCAACAAAGTTTACGGCGGGTTGAGTTGATTGTCTCCTTAGTCCAGGGGCTGTCGTTACCTGAGGCAGAGGGAAACCCCTTGGAAATTTATCAGGATCAAGATAATATTCCCATTTACGCCCAATCTGCTGTAGCGGCAGCTACTCAAGCCGGGATTATCGTCAATTATCCCAAACCCTCCCGGTTAAACCCGAAAAAAGCTGCCACCCGTGCCGATGCCACGGCGTTTCTGTATCAAGCCTTAGTGCAACAAGGGCGTGTCAATGCTATCAATTCCCCGTATATTGTTCAAGGATCAAAGAGTTTTTAA
- a CDS encoding diguanylate cyclase: MKQFFPEKFLILIVDDNPNNLQILHVILEAEGYKTIVVSNGQDAIERVHLDKPDLIIMALTMPKMSGLELCDYLKSPPPLTTSPIILMRTVREQEYLIEAFEKGAADTITHPFNPAEILARVRTHLELKQTQKQLNRLVKEHEKLANLLRKLAITDPLTGLWNRRHFLTVAYQEFNRASRYKRFMSILMIDIDHFKQINDEYGHTMGDEVLKGVAKSIVGSLREADYCGRFGGEEFVTLLPETDSSGAVRVAERLRKRMEQITIGIGDKQVQMTVTVGVASYQLDDANIEVIIQRANKALYHAKSQGYNRVALH; this comes from the coding sequence ATGAAACAATTTTTTCCGGAAAAATTCCTAATTTTGATTGTTGATGATAATCCCAATAATTTACAAATTCTTCATGTCATTTTAGAAGCCGAAGGCTACAAAACAATTGTTGTCAGCAACGGACAGGATGCGATTGAGCGTGTACACCTTGATAAGCCTGACTTAATTATTATGGCTTTAACCATGCCCAAGATGAGTGGATTAGAGTTGTGTGACTATCTGAAATCTCCACCTCCCCTAACAACAAGTCCAATTATCCTGATGCGGACGGTTCGTGAACAAGAGTATTTAATTGAAGCATTTGAGAAGGGCGCAGCCGATACAATTACTCACCCCTTTAATCCAGCAGAAATTCTTGCCCGTGTCCGAACCCATTTAGAATTGAAGCAGACTCAAAAACAATTAAATAGATTGGTTAAAGAACACGAAAAATTAGCGAATTTGTTGAGAAAGTTAGCGATTACTGATCCCCTGACAGGACTCTGGAATCGCCGTCATTTTTTAACGGTTGCCTATCAAGAATTTAATCGAGCCTCTCGTTACAAACGTTTCATGTCTATCCTGATGATTGACATTGACCACTTTAAGCAAATCAATGATGAGTATGGGCATACAATGGGAGATGAAGTGCTTAAGGGTGTGGCAAAAAGCATCGTTGGTTCATTGCGTGAGGCAGATTATTGTGGACGATTTGGCGGTGAAGAGTTTGTCACATTACTTCCTGAAACCGATAGTAGTGGGGCGGTGCGTGTGGCTGAACGTTTGAGAAAGCGGATGGAACAAATTACCATAGGGATTGGCGATAAACAGGTGCAAATGACGGTAACAGTTGGTGTAGCTAGTTATCAATTAGACGATGCCAACATCGAGGTAATTATTCAACGAGCGAATAAGGCACTCTATCACGCCAAAAGTCAGGGATACAATCGTGTTGCATTGCATTAA
- a CDS encoding cation:proton antiporter domain-containing protein — protein MYPTLTAVALFPSPITDPVAVFLTILAIMLVAPLLFERLRLPGIVGLILAGVIVGPNVLGLLERDSTIILLGTVGLLFLMFMAGLETSLDDLKYNADKAAIFGLATFSFPMILGTVAMLLLGYSWLASILVASCFATHTLLALPILTKLGLMRTQTVTTTLGGTLITNVLGLLVLAVVVKADGGNLTLGFWLFLIPALTIYTVATLWGVPKLGRWFFRQFGHDEGAEFIFVLATLFVVSYAAGLIEIEPIIGAFLAGIAITQIIPQLSPLMNRIQFIGNTLFVPFFLISVGMLIDPLILVKQPKSILVALVMIGAEMVSKFGAAWAPGKLFGFQFPSIMVMFGLSMAQAASTLAAITVAYEIKLVDQLTVNGIIAMILVTCVASPWITERWGKQVKPHGQQEGGNQGKPPSLAKRVLVPVANPKTEDNLLQLALILAKTAEGTLLPLHVLSDKTGLISPEAKMLQTQLLAAAERIAHAAVTKVEPIGRVDDTIDRGITRTAAEREATLIICGWKGYSTTRESFFGSVIDNVIWRSQVPVLIARFSQPIENTARVVLAATDQETVSVTFKPTVMLSQSLAAALKATFRLVIVVTGVGEFECQPREWGLATTSELVQVRGNFVQNVSRMVQRHDLLILTASTHPSYLLAIPTLGGEPEAIARTQQDTSIIVVHFPSSS, from the coding sequence ATGTATCCTACCTTAACGGCGGTTGCTTTATTCCCGAGTCCAATTACTGACCCTGTTGCCGTCTTCTTAACCATTTTGGCAATTATGTTAGTCGCGCCACTCCTGTTTGAACGATTGCGACTTCCGGGTATTGTTGGCTTAATTCTAGCGGGTGTGATAGTTGGACCCAATGTGCTGGGGTTATTAGAACGGGATAGTACCATCATCCTCTTGGGAACGGTGGGACTCTTGTTTTTAATGTTCATGGCGGGACTCGAAACCAGCCTGGATGACCTTAAATATAACGCCGATAAAGCCGCAATTTTTGGTTTAGCCACATTCTCTTTCCCCATGATTCTGGGTACGGTGGCAATGTTACTCCTAGGATATAGTTGGCTAGCATCGATTCTAGTCGCGTCTTGTTTTGCCACCCATACACTTTTGGCATTACCTATCCTCACCAAGTTGGGATTAATGCGGACACAAACCGTAACCACAACCTTGGGCGGAACATTAATTACTAATGTTTTGGGACTCTTAGTTCTGGCGGTAGTCGTGAAAGCCGATGGCGGAAATCTGACCCTAGGATTCTGGTTGTTTCTGATTCCCGCCCTCACTATCTATACAGTAGCGACATTATGGGGCGTTCCTAAACTGGGGCGCTGGTTCTTTCGCCAATTTGGACATGATGAAGGGGCGGAGTTTATTTTTGTCCTCGCCACGTTGTTTGTGGTGTCTTACGCGGCGGGATTAATTGAAATTGAACCGATTATTGGCGCATTTTTAGCCGGAATTGCGATTACCCAAATCATTCCTCAATTGAGTCCGTTAATGAATCGGATTCAGTTTATTGGCAATACCTTATTTGTGCCATTCTTTTTGATTTCCGTGGGAATGCTAATTGACCCGTTAATTTTAGTCAAGCAGCCGAAATCAATCTTGGTGGCGCTGGTGATGATTGGCGCGGAAATGGTGAGTAAGTTTGGCGCGGCTTGGGCACCAGGTAAGCTGTTTGGGTTTCAATTTCCTAGTATTATGGTCATGTTTGGGTTGTCCATGGCACAGGCGGCGTCTACCTTGGCGGCGATTACGGTAGCTTATGAAATTAAACTGGTGGATCAGTTAACCGTAAATGGGATAATTGCCATGATTTTAGTCACCTGTGTCGCCTCGCCTTGGATTACCGAACGCTGGGGAAAACAAGTGAAACCTCACGGACAACAGGAGGGAGGAAATCAAGGAAAACCGCCATCGTTGGCAAAGCGGGTATTAGTACCTGTGGCGAATCCCAAGACGGAAGATAATTTATTACAATTGGCATTAATTTTAGCAAAAACAGCCGAAGGAACCTTACTTCCGCTGCATGTTTTATCGGATAAAACCGGACTCATTTCCCCAGAGGCGAAGATGCTACAAACCCAGCTTTTAGCGGCGGCGGAACGAATTGCCCATGCAGCCGTAACTAAAGTAGAACCGATTGGGCGGGTGGATGATACGATTGACCGAGGGATTACCCGCACGGCAGCCGAACGAGAGGCGACGTTGATTATTTGTGGCTGGAAGGGGTATTCCACGACTCGTGAGAGCTTTTTTGGCAGTGTGATTGATAATGTTATCTGGCGATCGCAGGTTCCGGTATTAATTGCCCGATTCTCGCAGCCGATTGAGAATACTGCACGAGTGGTGTTGGCGGCGACGGATCAGGAGACGGTATCGGTGACGTTTAAACCGACGGTGATGTTATCGCAAAGCTTAGCGGCGGCGTTGAAAGCCACGTTTCGATTGGTGATTGTGGTGACGGGAGTCGGGGAGTTTGAATGTCAGCCCAGGGAGTGGGGGTTGGCAACCACAAGTGAGTTGGTGCAAGTGCGGGGGAATTTTGTACAAAACGTGTCGCGGATGGTGCAACGTCATGATTTACTTATTCTCACGGCAAGTACCCATCCCAGCTACCTTTTGGCGATTCCCACATTAGGGGGAGAACCGGAGGCGATCGCACGGACGCAGCAAGACACCTCTATCATTGTCGTACATTTTCCCAGCAGTAGCTGA
- the mnmE gene encoding tRNA uridine-5-carboxymethylaminomethyl(34) synthesis GTPase MnmE, giving the protein MSEQFVQGETIAAIATAVVPQQGSVGIVRVSGENALEIARQLFHAPGRQLWQTHRILYGYVRHPQTQQIVDEALLLIMQSPRSYTREDVVEFHCHGGIMPVQQVLQLCLELGARLAQPGEFTLRAFLNGRLDLTQAESIADLVGSRSPAAAQAALAGIQGKLAVPIRQLRATCLDSLAEIEARIDFEEDLPPLDEAGIIAQLQQVLTNIKQILATADRGQLLRTGLNIAIVGRPNVGKSSLLNAWSRSDRAIVTDLPGTTRDVVESQLVVGGIPIQVLDTAGIRETVDQVEKIGVERSRRAAEAADLIVLVIEATAGWSSDDQEIYTQVKHRPLILVINKTDLAPADSVSYPDSIDRVITAAVTKNEGIEALEQGILEAVQTGTLHAADLDLAINQRQAAALTQAKIALEQVQETIAQQLPLDFWTIDLRGAIQALGEITGEEVTESVLDRIFSRFCIGK; this is encoded by the coding sequence ATGTCTGAACAGTTCGTCCAAGGTGAAACAATAGCCGCGATCGCAACTGCTGTTGTTCCCCAACAGGGGAGTGTGGGAATCGTGCGGGTGTCGGGTGAAAATGCCTTAGAAATCGCCCGTCAACTGTTCCACGCACCAGGGCGTCAACTGTGGCAGACTCACCGCATTCTCTATGGGTATGTGCGTCATCCTCAAACCCAACAGATCGTTGATGAAGCCCTACTCCTAATTATGCAATCCCCTCGCTCTTATACTCGTGAAGATGTCGTCGAGTTCCATTGTCACGGTGGGATTATGCCTGTGCAGCAGGTGTTGCAATTATGCCTAGAATTAGGCGCACGATTAGCCCAACCGGGAGAGTTTACCCTACGGGCATTTTTGAACGGGCGGTTAGATTTAACCCAAGCCGAAAGTATCGCTGACTTAGTGGGTTCTCGTTCCCCCGCCGCCGCCCAAGCTGCATTAGCGGGAATACAAGGGAAGCTAGCTGTACCGATTCGCCAACTCCGGGCGACGTGTTTAGATAGTTTGGCAGAAATTGAAGCCCGAATCGATTTTGAGGAGGATTTACCTCCTTTAGATGAAGCGGGGATCATTGCCCAACTGCAACAAGTATTAACCAATATTAAGCAAATTCTCGCCACCGCCGATCGCGGTCAATTATTGCGAACCGGCTTAAACATCGCCATTGTCGGGCGTCCGAATGTAGGTAAATCCAGCTTATTGAACGCCTGGAGTCGCAGCGATCGCGCGATCGTTACTGATTTACCCGGTACAACTCGTGATGTGGTAGAGTCGCAGTTAGTCGTTGGTGGCATCCCCATACAGGTTCTAGATACCGCCGGAATCCGGGAAACCGTGGATCAAGTCGAGAAAATTGGCGTTGAGCGATCGCGCCGTGCGGCTGAGGCGGCTGATTTAATTGTATTGGTGATTGAAGCTACAGCAGGATGGAGTTCAGACGACCAAGAAATTTATACCCAAGTCAAACACCGTCCCCTAATTTTAGTGATTAATAAAACCGATCTCGCCCCCGCTGATTCTGTCTCCTATCCAGATAGTATTGACCGAGTAATTACAGCCGCCGTCACTAAAAATGAAGGGATTGAGGCATTAGAACAAGGGATTCTTGAGGCGGTACAAACGGGAACCCTGCACGCGGCTGACTTAGATTTAGCGATTAACCAGCGACAAGCCGCCGCCCTAACCCAAGCCAAGATAGCGCTGGAACAGGTACAAGAAACTATCGCCCAGCAGTTACCCTTAGATTTTTGGACAATTGATTTACGTGGCGCGATTCAAGCCTTAGGTGAAATTACTGGGGAAGAGGTAACGGAATCCGTGCTTGACCGGATTTTTAGTCGCTTTTGTATTGGTAAGTAG
- a CDS encoding adenylate/guanylate cyclase domain-containing protein, with the protein MNSNEMRNQASITSPSRELNPNIKAPDPIPVNSDIIKLFPEPLALLLHFSLTILEPRNEELDQPIQPPSATGGLGEAQFALAFRLSPNAMAISTLADGRLLAVNDRLLHLVGYQKDELIGTSTVELKFWLHPEERTRFIQQLQTQGTIHNYEFNFRLKSGQVKTGLLSANIINFSGQDCLLSIINDITERKHAEEQVTRLAKMSQAISSATDFQTALDVALHQVCEITGWSYGEVWIPATDGMALECSHSWYGKYTDIDSPDAAKFEQFREYSAALTILPNEELPGRVWHQIQPEWVDDLATFPDDLFLRLELAVKCGFNSAFAVPIVTPTAAQESVSVLAVLVFFMAKKYPPDHHFFELVTVITNQLGSVMQQKKAVTEMQALFAAMTDVVLVIDASGRCLKIAPTNPLSDYKPSAEIVGKTLHEQFPVKQADFILQAIQEALLTQQTVSIDYQLTVAGRDSWFAANLSPLSHDSVIWAARDISESKLLENKLRTSESKMRLFFEAMNAIVLIIDVQDHTIANIEIAPTNPTRFYDFYIDPINQTIEHLFQEKTAQDWLDKIQQALTTQHTIYFDYSLQSEDKTVWFSASISVISEQSVIWVARDITDRKQAEAALQLEQDKSERLLLNILPELIANRLKQDQRAIAEHFDQVTILFADIVGFTPLSARLQPIELVNMLNQIFSTFDQLADQYGLEKIKTIGDAYMVVGGLPRPLDDHATAIAQMALDMQQAIHEFQVQQGESFEIRIGINTGSVVAGVIGRKKFIYDLWGDAVNVASRMESSGEPGKIQVTATTYQQLQHKFIFEQRGAVKVKGKGDMITYWLLSRRK; encoded by the coding sequence ATGAACTCTAACGAGATGAGAAATCAAGCCTCTATTACCAGCCCATCCAGGGAATTGAATCCAAACATCAAAGCCCCTGATCCGATTCCGGTAAATAGCGATATAATAAAACTTTTCCCTGAACCCCTTGCCCTGTTGTTACATTTTTCTTTGACCATTTTGGAACCCAGGAACGAGGAATTAGACCAGCCCATCCAACCCCCAAGCGCCACAGGAGGCTTAGGCGAAGCTCAATTTGCCCTCGCCTTCCGCTTGTCTCCCAACGCCATGGCAATCAGCACCCTAGCTGATGGACGCTTGTTGGCGGTCAATGATCGGTTACTTCACCTAGTCGGGTATCAAAAAGACGAACTGATTGGCACAAGCACAGTCGAATTAAAGTTTTGGCTGCATCCAGAGGAGCGTACTCGCTTTATCCAGCAATTACAAACTCAGGGAACCATTCACAATTATGAATTTAATTTTCGTCTCAAGTCAGGACAGGTAAAAACGGGGTTATTATCAGCAAATATTATTAACTTTAGTGGACAAGACTGCTTACTCAGTATCATTAATGACATCACTGAACGCAAACATGCTGAGGAACAAGTAACACGTCTAGCTAAAATGAGCCAAGCCATTAGTAGTGCGACGGATTTTCAGACTGCATTGGATGTTGCTTTACATCAAGTCTGCGAAATTACAGGCTGGAGTTATGGCGAAGTGTGGATTCCCGCGACGGATGGTATGGCATTAGAATGTAGTCATAGTTGGTATGGTAAATATACAGATATCGATTCTCCAGACGCCGCAAAATTCGAGCAATTTCGAGAGTATAGTGCTGCCTTAACCATCTTACCCAATGAAGAACTACCTGGACGAGTATGGCATCAAATTCAGCCGGAGTGGGTTGATGATTTAGCGACGTTTCCAGATGACCTTTTCCTGAGATTAGAACTCGCGGTTAAATGCGGATTTAACTCAGCATTTGCCGTCCCCATAGTGACACCAACCGCTGCTCAAGAATCCGTTTCCGTCTTAGCCGTGCTGGTGTTTTTTATGGCAAAAAAATACCCACCTGACCATCATTTCTTTGAGCTAGTTACAGTTATTACTAATCAGTTAGGTAGTGTGATGCAGCAGAAGAAAGCGGTCACAGAGATGCAAGCCCTTTTCGCCGCGATGACGGATGTGGTGCTGGTGATTGATGCCTCAGGACGATGCCTAAAAATTGCCCCCACGAATCCGCTTAGTGACTACAAGCCATCAGCCGAAATTGTGGGTAAAACCTTACACGAACAGTTCCCAGTTAAGCAAGCTGATTTTATTCTCCAAGCGATTCAAGAGGCTCTTTTAACTCAGCAAACGGTTAGTATTGACTATCAGTTGACTGTTGCCGGACGAGATAGTTGGTTCGCGGCTAACCTATCACCCCTGTCTCATGATAGCGTGATTTGGGCAGCACGGGATATCAGTGAGAGTAAATTGCTGGAAAATAAGCTGCGAACGTCGGAAAGTAAAATGCGCCTATTTTTTGAGGCGATGAATGCGATTGTTTTAATTATTGATGTTCAAGACCATACAATAGCAAATATCGAAATAGCGCCGACGAATCCCACTCGCTTTTATGACTTTTACATTGACCCAATTAACCAAACAATCGAACATCTTTTTCAAGAGAAAACGGCTCAGGATTGGTTAGATAAGATTCAACAGGCGCTAACCACTCAGCACACGATCTATTTTGATTACAGTCTACAAAGTGAAGACAAAACAGTCTGGTTTTCCGCCAGTATTTCGGTAATTTCTGAACAATCGGTTATTTGGGTAGCGCGTGATATTACTGATCGAAAACAGGCAGAAGCGGCATTACAGTTAGAGCAAGACAAGTCAGAACGGTTATTACTGAATATCTTACCCGAACTGATTGCCAATCGTCTTAAACAAGATCAGAGGGCGATTGCGGAACATTTTGATCAGGTGACAATTCTGTTTGCCGATATTGTGGGATTTACACCGTTATCGGCACGTCTACAACCGATTGAACTGGTAAATATGCTGAATCAAATCTTTTCTACATTTGATCAGCTAGCGGATCAGTATGGGTTGGAGAAGATTAAAACGATTGGTGATGCGTATATGGTTGTTGGCGGTTTACCTCGTCCCCTAGACGATCATGCCACAGCGATCGCGCAGATGGCGTTGGATATGCAACAAGCGATTCATGAGTTCCAAGTGCAACAGGGGGAGTCGTTTGAAATTCGCATTGGGATTAACACCGGATCAGTTGTGGCGGGTGTGATTGGTAGGAAAAAATTTATCTATGATTTATGGGGAGATGCGGTTAATGTTGCCTCTCGCATGGAATCATCAGGAGAACCAGGTAAAATTCAAGTTACCGCTACTACATACCAACAGTTACAGCACAAGTTTATCTTTGAGCAGCGAGGTGCCGTCAAAGTGAAGGGTAAAGGCGATATGATTACCTATTGGCTTCTGAGTAGGAGGAAATGA
- a CDS encoding helix-turn-helix domain-containing protein: MGRAGQALKQTLEAYKISQNKLAVALGIERNKVFRWFHEKIDPTAETVADIVKALNTINPVAAEMFIELYLGDLVDKEEE; this comes from the coding sequence ATGGGAAGAGCAGGACAAGCCCTCAAACAGACCCTAGAAGCCTATAAAATCAGCCAAAATAAATTGGCGGTAGCTTTAGGGATTGAGCGAAACAAAGTTTTTCGTTGGTTTCATGAAAAAATAGACCCAACAGCCGAAACCGTTGCGGATATTGTCAAAGCGCTGAATACAATCAATCCCGTCGCCGCCGAGATGTTCATTGAACTCTATCTCGGCGATTTAGTGGATAAGGAGGAGGAGTGA
- a CDS encoding CU044_2847 family protein gives MNIKFGLKIAGKTGLPMLAEGSSNADFEVSIKCKFPNQKSNR, from the coding sequence ATGAATATTAAATTTGGTCTAAAAATTGCTGGAAAGACAGGTTTGCCGATGCTGGCTGAGGGGTCAAGTAACGCTGATTTTGAAGTCTCTATTAAATGCAAGTTTCCCAATCAAAAGAGTAATCGTTGA
- a CDS encoding type I restriction endonuclease, with amino-acid sequence MVQTAITQTIKTLNDVHNKFNLRRTEDEQFFTEWFENLPELTQQEQATLDQIRDRYRYHRADGVLAEGAVNLIVVSRLLELAGFYDFPFKLRSEVSVEITTVVDDEILRGRIDFLVVLEQFWVVVLEAKHSDLNIELAIPQALAYMMANRHPDQPVYGMVTNGGMFAFLKLSQQAFPEYDISDVFSLLPRRNQLYDVLQIFKRVAAVLQD; translated from the coding sequence ATGGTTCAAACCGCAATTACCCAAACGATTAAAACCCTAAACGATGTCCATAACAAGTTTAATCTTCGGCGAACGGAAGATGAACAATTCTTTACAGAATGGTTTGAGAACTTGCCTGAACTCACCCAACAGGAGCAAGCTACGTTAGACCAGATTAGAGACAGATACCGCTATCATCGAGCCGATGGAGTATTAGCCGAGGGAGCGGTCAATCTGATTGTTGTGTCTCGCTTGCTGGAATTGGCGGGTTTTTATGATTTCCCGTTTAAGCTGCGATCAGAAGTATCGGTTGAAATTACGACTGTTGTTGATGATGAGATTTTGCGGGGACGGATAGATTTTTTGGTCGTGTTGGAGCAATTTTGGGTTGTGGTACTAGAAGCTAAACACAGTGATCTCAATATTGAGTTAGCGATTCCCCAAGCTTTGGCTTATATGATGGCGAACCGTCATCCTGATCAACCCGTTTATGGTATGGTGACAAATGGAGGGATGTTTGCTTTTTTGAAGTTAAGCCAACAAGCATTTCCTGAGTACGATATATCTGATGTATTTTCGCTTCTTCCTCGCCGTAACCAGCTTTATGATGTGCTTCAAATCTTCAAGCGGGTAGCTGCGGTTCTCCAGGATTAG
- a CDS encoding transposase, translating to MGRLYRSMPYEPQRHHRHSIRLKGYDYRKPSAYFVTLCIRNRDCLLGEIIQGNMYLSPFGQIVENEWYRTAVVRPNVELDAFIIMPNHLHGIIFITDKYYTSLRATRQELSVGLSDLQQIYPTGTTTTQKRQVKGAVSCSLGAIIGQFKSLSTKRVNRIRQTRYIPLWQRDFYDHIIHRETSLNAIRKYIVENPLRWADDPENPEYPLPNQDPLTDFPF from the coding sequence GTGGGTCGCCTCTATCGTTCTATGCCTTACGAACCCCAAAGACACCATCGCCATTCCATTCGCCTCAAAGGATACGACTACAGGAAACCTAGTGCTTATTTTGTCACGCTTTGTATCCGTAATCGGGACTGTCTGCTGGGGGAGATTATCCAAGGCAATATGTATTTATCCCCATTTGGTCAAATTGTAGAAAACGAATGGTATCGAACGGCTGTTGTGCGCCCGAATGTGGAACTTGACGCCTTTATCATCATGCCGAACCATTTGCACGGTATTATTTTTATTACAGATAAGTACTACACTTCATTGAGAGCAACCAGGCAAGAATTATCGGTTGGTTTATCTGATTTGCAACAGATTTATCCTACAGGCACAACTACGACGCAAAAACGACAGGTTAAAGGTGCAGTATCCTGTTCTTTGGGTGCAATTATTGGACAATTCAAATCGCTATCGACTAAACGGGTTAACCGGATTCGCCAAACCCGCTATATTCCCCTCTGGCAACGTGATTTCTATGACCACATTATCCACCGGGAAACATCACTTAATGCTATCCGCAAATATATTGTGGAAAATCCTTTACGGTGGGCAGATGACCCAGAAAATCCCGAATATCCTCTACCTAATCAAGACCCACTAACCGATTTTCCGTTTTAA